The Mercurialis annua linkage group LG2, ddMerAnnu1.2, whole genome shotgun sequence genome contains a region encoding:
- the LOC126669963 gene encoding conserved oligomeric Golgi complex subunit 8: MELENGDYTSAMTSLLAMASVSQQPYVSELLSFTLDRLHKEPELLRVDAERIQRQMQEVAVGNYRAFIAAADALLAIREEVSSIDKHLESLITEIPKLTSGCTEFIESAEQILDERKMNQILLTNHSTLLDLLEIPQLMDTCVRNGNYDEALDLEAFVCKLSTMHPKLPVIQALAAEVRQTTQSLLSQLLQKLRSNIQLPECLRIIGYLRRIGVFSEYEMRLQFLRCREAWLTGILEDLDQRNAYEYLKGMINCHRMHLFDVVNQYRAIFADDTSGSEENYDGGLLFSWAMHQITAHLKTLKIMLPKITEGGSLSNILDQCMYCAMGLCWVGLDFRGLLPPLFEEAILNLFSKNMSTAVENFQLVLDSHRWVPLPAIGFSTNSFNEENQEDVTPPSYLMEHPPLAVFVNGVSAAMNELRPCAPLSLKFVLAQELIKGLKAVSDSLLRYNATRMLRENESGLFLSLCRCFIEVAYPHCATCFGRCYPGGTALIMEAKSSYDSVSRLLAASLPREVPKPVNNHEKSATENGKAPLLENGVSGDVEQTEDINADEKKQTSPTVQMPEKQSDT, translated from the exons ATGGAATTAGAAAATGGAGACTACACATCGGCGATGACTAGCCTCCTCGCAATGGCCTCCGTCTCCCAACAACCTTACGTCTCCGAGCTTCTATCCTTCACTCTCGATCGCCTCCACAAA GAACCGGAATTACTTCGAGTTGACGCGGAGAGAATTCAGAGGCAAATGCAGGAAGTAGCGGTGGGGAATTACCGCGCTTTTATCGCAGCTGCGGATGCTTTACTTGCTATTAGAGAAGAAGTCTCTTCTATTGATAAACATCTTGAATCGCTG ATCACGGAAATACCAAAATTGACATCTGGTTGCACAGAGTTCATTGAGTCAGCGGAACAGATTTTAGACGAGAGAAAGATGAACCAAATATTGCTAACAAACCATAGTACATTACTTGATTTACTTGAGATTCCTCAACTTATGGACAC ATGTGTAAGAAATGGAAATTATGATGAAGCTCTAGATTTAGAAGCATTTGTTTGCAAACTTTCAACCATGCACCCTAA ATTACCTGTCATTCAAGCATTGGCTGCAGAAGTTAGGCAGACCACCCAATCTCTTTTGTCTCAGCTTCTCCAGAAACTTCGATCTAACATCCAG TTGCCTGAATGCCTCCGCATTATTGGATATTTGCGGAGGATAGGAGTATTTAGTGAGTATGAAATGCGTCTACAG TTTCTGAGATGTCGAGAGGCGTGGCTTACCGGTATTCTAGAGGATCTAGATCAGCGAAATGCGTATGAATACTTGAAAGGAATGATAAACTGTCATAGAATGCATCTTTTTGATGTTGTTAACCAGTACCGAGCAATATTTGCTGATGACACATCCGGCAGTGAAGAAAATTACGATGGTGGGCTCCTTTTTAGTTGGGCTATGCATCAGATTACTGCACACCTTAAAACTCTTAAGATCATGCTTCCCAAGATAACCGAGGGTGGGTCTCTGTCAAATATTCTGGACCAGTGCATG TATTGTGCTATGGGACTATGTTGGGTTGGCCTGGATTTTCGAGGCTTGCTTCCACCACTGTTTGAAGA GGCCATTCTCAATTTGTTCTCAAAGAATATGAGTACGGCTGTTGAAAATTTTCAG TTAGTTCTGGATTCACATCGTTGGGTTCCGTTACCCGCAATTGGCTTTTCAACCAATAGTTTTAATGAAGAAAATCAAGAGGATGTAACTCCGCCATCTTATCTAATGGAACATCCACCTCTTGCAGTGTTTGTTAATG GTGTATCTGCTGCAATGAATGAACTTCGACCTTGTGCTCCATTAAGTTTGAAATTTGTCCTTGCTCAAGAATTAATTAAGGGCTTGAAGGCCGTTTCGGACTCCCTATTAAGATACAATGCAACTCGAATGCTCAGAGAAAATGAATCCGGACTTTTCCTCTCACTTTGTCGATGTTTTATAGAG GTAGCTTACCCACATTGCGCCACATGCTTTGGTCGGTGTTACCCGGGTGGGACTGCTCTTATTATGGAGGCTAAAAGCTCATACGACAGTGTCAGCCGTCTACTGGCAGCCTCTCTCCCGAGAGAAGTTCCGAAACCTGTGAATAACCATGAGAAGAGCGCGACAGAAAATGGTAAAGCGCCTTTGTTGGAAAATGGAGTTAGTGGAGATGTTGAACAAACAGAGGATATCAATGCGGATGAAAAGAAACAAACCAGCCCTACTGTACAAATGCCTGAAAAGCAAAGTGACACCTGA
- the LOC126668701 gene encoding leucine-rich repeat extensin-like protein 1 has product MSHVKLRITMSPTRKYCDLLCKLGLILTILLARTVNSEEDDDQAAAAGLLCISDCSTCPTICSPPPPPSSSHHAPPPQSYNYHSPPPRPPRSPPLPPRSSSSSQPPQTPRWYPIWGIPPPPSAGYYYHTPNNAQAPPKQGQYPYPYYYFYASKASSVNSLSLHGSYKNFSCVYVESLLKAIS; this is encoded by the exons ATGAGTCATGTCAAATTACGTATTACAATGTCTCCAACAAGAAAATACTGTGACTTGCTATGCAAGCTAGGGTTAATTTTAACAATCCTCCTTGCTAGAACAGTAAACtctgaagaagatgatgatcaAGCTGCTGCTGCTGGTTTACTATGCATAAGTGATTGTTCTACTTGTCCAACTATATGCTCGCCCCCACCGCCGCCTTCATCATCTCATCACGCGCCACCTCCTCAATCTTATAACTACCATTCTCCACCACCGCGGCCGCCACGATCACCACCACTGCCGCCACGGTCAAGTTCATCTTCACAGCCACCACAAACACCAAGATGGTATCCTATATGGGGTATTCCACCACCTCCTTCTGCAGGGTATTATTACCATACACCCAATAATGCACAAGCCCCACCTAAACAAGGACAGTACCCTTACCCTTATTACTATTTCTATGCCTCAAAGGCCTCCTCTGTCAATTCTCTGTCTCTTCATG GTTCGTACAAGAATTTCTCGTGTGTATATGTTGAGTCGTTGCTAAAGGCAATAT CTTAG